A region of Peromyscus eremicus chromosome 17, PerEre_H2_v1, whole genome shotgun sequence DNA encodes the following proteins:
- the Dusp26 gene encoding dual specificity protein phosphatase 26, with the protein MCPGNWLWASMTFMARFSRSSSRSPVRTRGSLEEMHAVHHPFLNVFELERLLYTGKTACNHADEVWPGLYLGDQDMANNRRELRRLGITHVLNASHSRWRGTPEAYEGLGIRYLGVEAHDSPAFDMSIHFQTAADFIHRALSQPGGKILVHCAVGVSRSATLVLAYLMLYHHFTLVEAIKKVKDHRGIIPNRGFLRQLLALDRRLRQGLEA; encoded by the exons ATGTGCCCCGGTAACTGGCTCTGGGCCTCCATGACTTTTATGGCCCGCTTCTCCCGCAGCAGCTCAAGGTCCCCGGTTCGCACTCGAGGGAGCCTGGAGGAGATGCACGCGGTGCACCATCCTTTCCTCAACGTCTTTGAGTTGGAGAGGCTCCTCTACACAGGCAAGACAGCCTGTAACCATGCCGATGAGGTCTGGCCAGGCCTCTACCTCGGAGACCA GGACATGGCCAACAACCGCCGTGAGCTTCGTCGCCTGGGCATCACCCATGTCCTCAATGCCTCACACAGCCGGTGGAGGGGCACCCCCGAGGCCTACGAGGGACTGGGCATCCGCTACCTGGGGGTCGAGGCCCATGACTCGCCAGCCTTTGACATGAGCATCCACTTTCAGACTGCTGCGGACTTCATCCATCGGGCACTGAGCCAGCCAGGAG GGAAGATCCTGGTACACTGTGCCGTGGGAGTGAGCAGATCGGCCACCCTGGTGCTGGCCTACCTCATGCTTTATCATCACTTCACCCTCGTGGAGGCCATCAAGAAAGTCAAGGATCACCGGGGCATCATCCCCAACCGGGGCTTCTTGAGGCAGCTCCTAGCCCTGGACCGGAGGCTTCGGCAGGGTCTGGAGGCATGA